One window from the genome of Perca flavescens isolate YP-PL-M2 chromosome 17, PFLA_1.0, whole genome shotgun sequence encodes:
- the LOC114571637 gene encoding GTPase IMAP family member 7 produces the protein MASMSEDGFCCSVCRDIFRDPVILSCSHSFCRKCLKTWWVEKPTQECPLCKKSSENPELTRNLELKNLCEAFLQQRDRRASDSDQLRDTASKMSKGSDELRIVLVGKTGAGKSSAGNTILAREAFESEMSCESVTTECTKETGKVGGKKVALIDTPGLFDTSLDNEQVLKRIKMCIGVSSPGPHAFLVILQIGRFTDEEKQTVKMIQDTFGEDADKYTMVLFTHGDKLKKQTIETFVSKNKDLQRFIQKCHGRYHVFNNEEKNPSQVTELLEKIDRMIEDNGGSYYNTEMYMKAEEEIERKKQQILKETEAKRNKEIEELQARYSGEMLELQKEIMTLRREAEARAQAERECNVKPSFKDMCAIS, from the exons ATGGCTTCCATGTCAGAGGACGGTTTCTGCTGTTCGGTCTGTCGTGACATCTTTAGAGATCCTGTTATTCTGTCATGTAGCCACAGCTTCTGTAGAAAATGTCTGAAGACCTGGTGGGTAGAGAAACCAACACAGGAGTGTCCACTTTGTAAGAAAAGCTCTGAGAACCCAGAATTAACTCGTAACCTGGAGTTAAAGAACCTATGTGAGGCCTTCTTACAGCAGAGAGATCGGAGAGCttcag ACTCTGATCAGCTGAGAGACACGGCATCCAAAATGTCGAAGG GATCTGATGAGTTGAGGATCGTTCTGGTTGGGAAGACAGGGGCAGGGAAGAGTTCAGCAGGAAACACCATCTTGGCCAGAGAGGCTTTTGAGTCTGAAATGTCCTGCGAGTCTGTGACAACTGAATGCACAAAAGAAACGGGAAAGGTTGGAGGGAAGAAGGTTGCACTCATCGATACTCCAGGGCTGTTTGACACAAGTTTAGACAATGAACAAGTGTTGAAAAGGATCAAGATGTGTATCGGTGTTTCCTCTCCTGGTCCTCATGCCTTCCTGGTGATTCTTCAGATCGGCAGGTTCACAGATGAAgagaaacaaactgtgaaaatgaTTCAAGACACATTTGGTGAAGATGCAGATAAGTACACAATGGTGCTGTTTACCCATGGAGACAAGCTGAAGAAACAAACCATTGAAACGTTTGTTTCAAAGAACAAAGACCTGCAAAGATTCATTCAGAAATGTCATGGCCGTTATCACGTCTTCAACAACGAGGAGAAAAACCCGTCTCAAGTCACTGAGCTCCTGGAGAAGATAGACAGGATGATCGAGGATAACGGCGGGTCGTACTACAACACAGAGATGTACATGAAAGCAGAAGAAGAAATAGAGAGGAAGAAACAACAAATCCTGAAAGAGACTGAGGCAAAGAGGAACAAAGAGATAGAGGAACTGCAAGCCAGATACTCCGGGGAGATGTTGGAACTGCAAAAAGAAATAATGACCTTAAGACGTGAGGCTGAAGCAAGAGCTCAGGCTGAACGTGAATGTAATGTAAAACCTTCCTTCAAAGACATGTGTGCAATCAGTTAA